The following coding sequences lie in one Apium graveolens cultivar Ventura chromosome 1, ASM990537v1, whole genome shotgun sequence genomic window:
- the LOC141665593 gene encoding uncharacterized protein LOC141665593 isoform X2, whose translation MSTCPAPCNRSWSISDDSLRRYVHFASESCIQELLSASDCKSVGNENDGWKLLAFDNGVEISKRRSGSFDTFRSRWLLTSVSPQQFITVANAIDAAKQWDADLVEARYIKDLEDNLSIIRLRFGESSKPLFRNREFIVYERRETMDDGTLVVAVASLPKEIAAGLHPKQNNAIRGLLLQSGWVVEKLDDDSCMVTYVVQDGCPSSL comes from the exons ATGAGCACTTGTCCAGCACCCTGCAATCGATCATG GTCTATAAGTGACGATTCATTGAGAAGGTACGTCCATTTTGCGAGTGAGAGCTGCATTCAAGAACTTTTATCAGCTTCCGACTGTAAAAGTGTTGGAAATGAAAATGATGGATGGAAATTACTTGCATTTGATAACGGAGTTGAAATATCAAAACGACGATCTGGCTCCTTTGACACTTTCAGGAGTCGCTGGTTACTCACTTCAGTCTCCCCACAACAATTCATCACAGTGGCTAATGCCATTGATGCTGCAAAG CAATGGGATGCTGATCTGGTAGAAGCCAGGTATATTAAAGACCTTGAAGATAATCTGAGCATTATAAGACTAAGATTTGGCGAGAGCTCCAAGCCTCTTTTTAGGAACAGAGAATTCATCGTCTATGAGCGACGTGAAACCATGGATGATGGCACACTG GTGGTTGCAGTAGCATCACTTCCGAAGGAGATAGCAGCAGGGCTGCATCCAAAACAAAACAACGCGATAAGAGGATTGTTACTGCAGTCTGGATGGGTTGTCGAAAAGCTTGATGATGACTCTTGTATGGTCACATATGTTGTTCAG GATGGTTGCCCAAGTTCTTTGTAA
- the LOC141665593 gene encoding uncharacterized protein LOC141665593 isoform X1, translated as MSTCPAPCNRSWSISDDSLRRYVHFASESCIQELLSASDCKSVGNENDGWKLLAFDNGVEISKRRSGSFDTFRSRWLLTSVSPQQFITVANAIDAAKQWDADLVEARYIKDLEDNLSIIRLRFGESSKPLFRNREFIVYERRETMDDGTLVVAVASLPKEIAAGLHPKQNNAIRGLLLQSGWVVEKLDDDSCMVTYVVQLDPAGWLPKFFVNRLNTKLVMIIKNLQKQAQACSIQHDLHKASVE; from the exons ATGAGCACTTGTCCAGCACCCTGCAATCGATCATG GTCTATAAGTGACGATTCATTGAGAAGGTACGTCCATTTTGCGAGTGAGAGCTGCATTCAAGAACTTTTATCAGCTTCCGACTGTAAAAGTGTTGGAAATGAAAATGATGGATGGAAATTACTTGCATTTGATAACGGAGTTGAAATATCAAAACGACGATCTGGCTCCTTTGACACTTTCAGGAGTCGCTGGTTACTCACTTCAGTCTCCCCACAACAATTCATCACAGTGGCTAATGCCATTGATGCTGCAAAG CAATGGGATGCTGATCTGGTAGAAGCCAGGTATATTAAAGACCTTGAAGATAATCTGAGCATTATAAGACTAAGATTTGGCGAGAGCTCCAAGCCTCTTTTTAGGAACAGAGAATTCATCGTCTATGAGCGACGTGAAACCATGGATGATGGCACACTG GTGGTTGCAGTAGCATCACTTCCGAAGGAGATAGCAGCAGGGCTGCATCCAAAACAAAACAACGCGATAAGAGGATTGTTACTGCAGTCTGGATGGGTTGTCGAAAAGCTTGATGATGACTCTTGTATGGTCACATATGTTGTTCAG TTGGATCCTGCAGGATGGTTGCCCAAGTTCTTTGTAAATCGTCTCAACACTAAACTGGTTATGATAATTAAAAATTTGCAAAAGCAAGCACAAGCTTGTTCAATTCAACATGATCTTCATAAAGCAAGTGTGGAATAA
- the LOC141665604 gene encoding leucine-rich repeat receptor protein kinase HPCA1-like produces the protein MGPRFKVWMLVICIQICVISAVTNPNDLAALNALKSSWKKLPPNWKGVDPCNSSWVGVVCNNTRVTILKLAGMGLVGTSLTDVTSLSELVRLDLSNNKGLKANLPASIGNLKKLDTLMLLGCSLFGQIPDSIGSLQNLIYIGLNSNSFTGPIPHSIGNLSKLSWLDLSDNKLNGSLPVSSEIEPGLDLLLKARHFHFSKNQLSGDIQTQLFSSKMQLLHVVLDENNFTGRIPNTLGLVKTLKTVRLDRNRLTGPVPETLSNLANVNELFLSNNNLDGPFPNLTGMPSLNYLDLSNNSFNPGDVPTWVPNLQNLTTLLLENTQLQGEIPSDLFGLRRLETVVLSNNNLSGTLDIGSGYNSNLTLILDNNSITGFQQGAQYNLNLTLDDNPICRGTGARGNYCTKIQLFVPSSSCFPVVCSSDNVNGINCRRVNTDLKPYTGTINFFAFSFSDLGSSIYYESLAQSIMSAFSISNLPVNSVSLCDSFIDQSSHLQVKIQVFPSGGNSFNRTGVIDVGNTLNRQLFPLGAYFGPFAFIHDIYEFPGENKSSNAGLIVGATIGSLVFVLLICAGLYTFVMKKRVKEATRNSSPFASWNADNRSGGVPQLQGAKWISFEELQKCTNNFSDESVIGSGGYGKVYKGQLTSGEVVAIKRAQQGSLQGAHEFKTEIELLSRIHHKNVVSLVGFCYEQGEQILIYEFISNGTLKQNLSGELRIRLEWMQRIKITLDSARGLAYMHELANPPIIHRDIKSTNILLDDKLNAKVADFGISKPVSDVAKGYITTQVKGTMGYMDPEYYMTNQLTEKSDVYSFGIVMLELVTARAPIQNNKHIAGEVKAALGNFQNILDVKLGLASSLGGLEKYVTLAMKCVKETGAERPTMSEVVREMENIMQLATPDLDTESYSTSSIHDTGGDQDLYHPYDDDAFDRSRTSVPFGTEVR, from the exons ATGGGTCCGAGGTTCAAGGTCTGGATGCTGGTCATTTGCATTCAAATTTGTGTTATATCAGCTGTTACAAATCCTAATGATT TGGCAGCACTCAATGCGCTCAAGTCTAGCTGGAAGAAGTTGCCCCCCAATTGGAAAGGTGTTGATCCTTGTAATAGCAGTTGGGTAGGAGTTGTATGCAATAATACACGTGTTACCATCCT GAAATTAGCAGGCATGGGATTGGTTGGTACCTCTCTTACAGACGTTACATCGCTTTCTGAGTTAGTAAGATT GGATCTTTCCAATAATAAGGgactaaaagcaaatcttccTGCATCCATCGGAAACTTGAAGAAACTTGATACCCT AATGCTACTTGGATGTAGTTTGTTTGGCCAAATTCCAGATTCAATAGGGTCTCTCCAGAACCTAATCTATAT AGGTCTAAACAGTAACAGCTTTACTGGACCAATTCCACATTCCATTGGCAATTTATCTAAACTTTCATGGTTGGATTTAAGTGACAACAAGCTTAATGGGAGCCTTCCAGTCTCTAGTGAAATTGAACCTGGTTTGGACTTGTTACTTAAAGCAAGGCACTT TCatttttcaaagaatcaattatcTGGAGACATCCAGACTCAACTTTTTAGCTCAAAGATGCAGCTGCTGCATGT AGTTTTGGATGAGAACAATTTCACCGGCAGAATCCCTAACACATTAGGATTGGTGAAGACGCTGAAAACAGT ACGCCTGGATAGGAATCGTTTGACTGGTCCAGTCCCTGAAACACTCAGCAATCTTGCCAACGTCAATGAGCT GTTTTTATCCAACAATAATCTGGATGGACCTTTTCCTAATCTCACTGGGATGCCCTCACTTAACTATTT GGACTTGAGCAATAACAGTTTTAATCCCGGAGATGTTCCAACATGGGTACCAAACCTCCAGAACTTGACAACATT GTTGTTGGAGAACACGCAGCTTCAAGGAGAAATTCCATCCGACCTATTTGGCCTTCGTCGATTGGAGACTGT TGTGCTAAGTAACAACAACCTGAGTGGAACACTGGATATTGGCAGTGGTTACAACAGTAACTTGACACTTATATTAGATAACAATTCCATTACAGGCTTTCAACAAGGAGCTCAATACAACTTAAACTTAAC ACTAGACGACAATCCGATATGTAGGGGCACAGGAGCTAGAGGCAACTACTGCACCAAAATTCAATTATTCGTACCATCAAGTAGTTGTTTTCCTGTGGTCTGCAGTTCAGATAATGTTAACGGAATAAATTGTCGACGTGTGAACACAGACTTGAAGCCCTATACAGGAACCATAAATTTCTTTGCATTTTCCTTTTCCGATTTGGGAAGTTCCATTTATTATGAATCACTTGCACAGTCTATTATGTCAGCTTTCTCAATCAGTAACCTTCCAGTAAATTCAGTTTCTCTTTGTGATTCATTTATTGATCAATCTTCTCACCTTcaagtcaaaattcaagtatTCCCTTCCGGTGGAAATTCTTTTAATAGAACAGGAGTCATTGACGTTGGTAACACACTCAACCGCCAACTTTTTCCTCTCGGTGCTTATTTTGGACCTTTCGCTTTTATTCATGATATCTACGAGTTTCCAG GAGAAAACAAGTCATCAAATGCAGGCCTTATTGTTGGAGCTACAATAGGCTCACTAGTTTTCGTATTATTAATCTGTGCTGGTCTGTATACTTTCGTTATGAAGAAGAGAGTCAAGGAAGCAACTAGAAATAGCAGCCCTTTTG CATCATGGAACGCTGATAACAGAAGTGGTGGTGTTCCTCAGCTGCAAGGTGCCAAATGGATATCCTTTGAAGAACTTCAGAAATGTACTAACAATTTCTCAGACGAAAGCGTCATTGGTTCTGGTGGATACGgaaag GTTTACAAAGGACAGTTAACCAGCGGAGAAGTAGTGGCCATCAAAAGAGCTCAACAGGGATCACTACAGGGCGCTCATGAATTCAAAACAGAGATTGAGTTATTATCAAGAATTCATCATAAAAATGTTGTCAGCCTTGTTGGTTTCTGTTATGAGCAAGGAGAACAGATTCTCATCTATGAGTTTATCTCGAATGGTACATTGAAGCAAAATCTTTCAG GGGAATTGAGAATCAGACTGGAATGGATGCAGAGGATAAAAATTACACTAGATTCAGCGAGAGGGCTGGCATACATGCATGAGCTGGCCAATCCTCCAATCATACATCGCGACATCAAGTCAACTAACATATTGTTGGATGATAAATTGAATGCGAAGGTTGCTGACTTTGGCATATCGAAACCTGTGAGTGATGTTGCCAAGGGATATATTACAACGCAGGTTAAAGGGACAATG GGGTACATGGATCCTGAATATTACATGACTAATCAGTTGACTGAGAAAAGTGATGTATATAGCTTTGGAATTGTAATGTTGGAGTTAGTAACTGCAAGAGCTCCTATCCAGAATAACAAGCATATTGCAGGAGAAGTCAAGGCAGCCCtcggaaattttcaaaatattcttgatgtaAAACTAGGTTTAGCCTCATCACTTGGAGGATTGGAAAAATACGTTACTTTGGCAATGAAGTGTGTCAAAGAAACAGGAGCCGAAAGGCCTACAATGAGTGAGGTTGTGAGAGAGATGGAGAACATAATGCAGCTAGCAACTCCAGACCTTGACACTGAATCTTATTCAACTTCCTCAATTCACGACACAGGCGGTGACCAGGATCTCTACCATCCATACGACGATGATGCCTTTGATCGTAGCAGAACTTCAGTACCTTTTGGGACAGAGGTCAGGTGA